The genomic interval TCATCGCACAGCCTGTCGCCGCAGGATGTGCAAATCCCCTTTGCGATCCTTTCGGAGTGTCTATCGCATCTCTCCATATCATATCCCTCCATCATTCTCTTGGAATAATCATCATTACATCCTTGGACGTAATCTTCCCCTCGACTATCTTCGTGATTGCGTTCTCCCACATCGTCACCATCCCGTGTCGCCTCGCCTCCATCTTTATCTCGTTGGGCGTCCTGTTTGTCGAGATCATCTCCCTTATGTCATCGTTGACCTCTATCACCTCGAAAATCCCGGTGACCCCCTTGTAACCCACATAATCGCACCGCTCGCAGCCCGATGACCTGAAAAAGACCATCTCCTCTTTATCGCTTTTTATCCCGAGGCCGATAAGCTCATCCATCGACGGATTGTATGGCTCCTTGCAGTTCTGGCAGATCGTCCTTATGAGCCTCTGGCCTATCACCATCGAGATGCCGTCGCTGACGTAGTAGCGCTCGATGCCCATCTCGACCAGCCTCCCGAAGGCCTCGGCGGGGGTCGTGGTGTGGAGCGTGGAGAGGAGGAGGTGACCCGTGAGGGACGCCTGAACCGCTATCCTCGCCGTCTCGATGTCTCTTATCTCGCCCACTAGTATAATATCCGGGTCCTGTCTGAGGGCGGCCCTAAGGACCGTATCAAACATAAGTCCGCGTCTGGGGTTGATCGGTATCTGGTTTACCATGGAGAGCCTGTATTCCACCGGGTCTTCGATGGTTATTATCTTCTTCTCCACGGAGTTTATCTCGTTCAGCACGGCATAGAGCGTCGTGGTCTTGCCGCTCCCAGTCGGGCCGCAGACGATAACCATCCCCGAGTTTCTGTTCGAGACGGTCAATATATTCTCCATCTCCTTTCGATTCAGCCCCAAGTTGGAGAGCTTGACCTCCGACTTGGACTGATCCAAGAGCCTTATGACCGCCGACTCGCCGTAAATCGTGCTGTAGGTGGAGACCCTGAAATCGACCTCCTTGCCGTCATTCATCGTTATGAAGAACCTGCCGTCCTGGGGCCTGACCCTCTCGGCGATGTCAATCCTCGACATGACCTTTATCCTGGCTATCAGGGAAGGCTGCATCTTCTTTGACAGGGAGTTCATCTCCCTCAATACGCCGTCGATCCTGAACCTCACGGAGACATTTTTCTTGTTCCCCTCGATGTGTATATCGCTGGCCCTCATCTTGATCGCTTTTGATATGATGATATTTACAAGCCTCACGACCGGGGCGGCGTTGGCGTCCGCCTCGACCTGCTCCGATTTTTCCTCGGAAGAATAGTAGTAGAAACCCTCGTCTACGGAATCCTCAAGGGAATCGTACACCTCCTTTTCCTTGCCGAAGAAATGGTCTATGAGCCTGTTTATGGTGCTCTCCTTGCATATTATCGGCTTTATCTTCTTGCCGGAGGCGAAGGAAAAGGTGTCCAAGGCTATAAGGTTCAGGGGGTCGGACATCGCAACGGTCAGTTGGTTGGCGATAAGATTTATCGGTATCGTCTTAAACTTTCTCGCCAATTCCGGCTTGATCATCTCGATCACCTCCGGCCTGACGTATTCTTCGGTGATCTCCTCATAGGGGATTTCGTAATGCTTGCTGATACACTTTATCATCTCGTCTTCTGTGGAAAACCCAAGCCTCTCGATGATATTGGTCAGGTTTTCCCGGGTGCGCTTGTGCTCCGCCAGGGCGCGGCCCAGCTGATCTTTGGTCAATATCCTTTCCTGGATCAGCACGCTCTCTATGTTTCTGTCGATAATCATATAATATTATTCTATTATTCAGCCAAAAGTCTTTTTATCTCCAACGCAAATTCCTTGCCGTCGAAGTTGGACTTGTCGTAATGAAGGTCTATGCCGATCTCTTCCGAGTATTTATGAAAATCGGCCTCCTTATACACGCCGGTAAGCATAACGATCGGGATATCCTTTCCGGTTTTAAGCGCCCTTATCTCTTTGGCAAGCTCGAAGCCGTCTTTCCCGGGCAGAAGTCCATCCAAGACGACCAGATCGGGAGAGAATTCCTCGAAGGCGGCCATAACCTCGTCCCCCCTCGAACAATCTTTCGTTTCATATCCCTGTTTCCCAAGCGTGTGGAGAACCAGCTTGAGAAAAGACTCGTTATCCTCAGCAATCAGTATTTTTTTTGGGCTCATTCCCTTCCTCCTTTGTATAAATTTCAACTTGTTTCCAGATCGACCAATATCACATCAGTCTCTTCGGAGAGAGATGCCAACAGGAACTCGATAACCTCGATCTTCTCCTCCTTCGCCGCTTGCTCGATTTGCCCGCCGAGGATGCTTATCTTCCTCTGTCCAAAGGCGCCCCCCGTTCCTTTCAGGTCGTGAGCCGTTCGACGTATCTGATCGAAGTCCCCTTTCTTCATGGCTTTTTTGATCTTGTCCACCTCTTCCGGGAGTTTGTTAAAATATTCTCTGTATATCTCTTTAAGCTCTTCGTCCTCTTCCTCTTTATATTCAGCTTCGTATTCAGCGGCCTTCTCATCTTTTGATCTAAGACGATATTCTATTTCCCTGAACAGCTCTTCCTTATTTATAGGCTTGGTCAAGTATCCGTCGCACCCCGCCTCTTTTACCTTATCTTCATCCCCTCTCATGGCGTGTGCGGTAAGGGCCACAACAGGGATCGAACTGAATCTCTTGTCCGCCTTTATCCTTCGTGTGGCCTCGTAGCCGTCCATGACCGGCATCTGTATATCCATCAGGATAAGGTTATATTTCTCCCTTTCAATCATTTTCAGGGCTTCGGCGCCGTTATCCGCGATATTCACGGAATAGTTCGCCTTCTCCAAGATTTTTCTGATAAGCCTCTGATTCACCTCGTTGTCTTCGACAAGAAGGATTTTCCCGAGGGCCTTATCCCGAACCATTTCTACGGCCTTCGCCCTCGGCTTGTGAGATATAACCCTCATATCTCTCAGAATCGTATCCACCTCCCTCACGACCAATTCGGTGGTAAGGCGGCTCTTCTGGAGCAAGGTATGGGATATTCCTTCGAACTTCTCCATATCCTTCCTCGATATTTTGCCCCCCGTAACGAATACTATCGGGATTTTTCTTAACCTGTCGTCCTCCTTCAATATGCCCATGAAATCGAATCCCGTTATTCCGGGCATAAAGATATCCAGGATGATCATATCAACGGCATTTCCCCCCTTAAGAAATTCAACGGCCGCTTCCGGCTCGTTGAAGGGGATCGTGGTAAAACCCTCCTCTCCGAGCATCTCGCTTAAGAAATCCAGAACAGGCTTATCGTCGTCGACCACCATGATCTTTAGATCGATTTTCTCCTTCTTGGACTTTGTAAGCGACTCGATCTTTTTTGCCAAAGACCTTCCCGTGATAGGTTTTTCCACATAATCGATGGCGCCCAGCGACATGGCCCTATCCTTTTCCGGCAGTACCGAAACCACGATAACCGGAATATCGGAGGTCTTCTCGTTTTTCTTCAGCTTTCTCAACACCTCCCAGCCGACGGTATCGGGCAGCAGCAGGTCGAGAATGATGATGGCCGGCAAGTGCTCTTCGGCAAGGGGGAGGGCGTCTTTGCCGAGTCTCGAGCTTATTACCTGAAAACCCCCCTTTTGGAGATATTTCTTGTACAGCTTTAGAGTCGACGGCTCGTCTTCAATAATCAGGACCTTTTTAGATACGGCGCTTTCCGTTTCCTTGTCATCGACGATCGGCGTATTTACGGGAACCGAAAATGTAAAGGCGCTCCCCTTTCCCACCTCGGAAGAGACCTTGATCTCTCCACCAAGAAGCTCGACCAATTTCTTGGTGATGCTCAATCCCAGACCGGTGCCTCCATATCGTCTTGTGGTGGAGGCGTCGGCCTGTGAAAACGGTTCAAATATCGCATCTATCTTTTCCGGGGGGATGCCTATTCCGGTATCCTTTACGGAAACGGTGAGCTGATCTTTTTTGTCATCCTTTCCACCCATCATCACCGAAACATCTATCTTCCCCGCATCGGAAAACTTGACCGCATTTCCCACGAGATTTATGATGATCTGTCGGATTTTATCGGGGTCGCTGATTATTTGGGAAGAGATATCCTTGTCGATTTCCAGATTGAGTTCGAGCCCCTTCTCCTCCGCCTTGAGATTGAACAGCGCGATCGTGTTGTTCAAGAGATCGAGAAGATAGAATACCTCTTCGTTGATCTCCGCCTTTCCCGACTCGATTTTTGAAAGATCGAGAATATCGTTGATCAAAGTCAAGAGTATATTCCCGCTCTCATAGATGGTCCTTACATTTTCCCTCTGCTCTTCCGTCAGGTTCTCATCAAGGAGCAGCTCGGAAAAACCGAGAATGGCGTTCATTGGAGTGCGTATCTCGTGAGACATATTGGCGAGAAACTCGCTCTTGGCCCGGTTGGATTCCTCGGCCCGCATTTTCGCCGCCTTCAGCTCTTCCCTCATCGTCCGTGAATCGGTCACATCTGTCATAATTCCAGTAATACCGACCGGCTTACCGTCCTTTTTTAGTATCCTGCCCGATGCGCTCATGTAGCGCGTGGCTCCGTTTTTATCGATTCCCCTGAATTCGTAAGATTCCTTTTTCTTTTCCATTCCGTTCTTTAACATCTCATAAAATCCGGGCAGATCTTCAGGATGAATAAAATTGGCGCTCGATTTCCCTATGAAATCTTCAGCCTTGTAGCCTGAAATCTGTTCTATGACAGGGCTCAAATAGGTGAAGTTTCCATCCAAATCGACGTTAAAAACCACATCGTTGAGATTTTCCACCAGACTGCGGTACCGCTCCTCGTTCTCTCTCAGTTTTTCCTCGATCTGTCTTCGCTCCGTAACGTCACGGGCGACCCCCACTGTGCCCACAACTTCTCCGTTGTCATCAAAAATAGGCGCTTTAATTGTCTCGATCCAGGTCCGGGTTCCATCAAATTTCTCAAGAGGCTCCTCTACCCGCTTTATTTCCCTTGATTTCATCACATGAAGATCGTCGGATATGTATCTTTCCGCCAAATCCCGGGGCCAGACATCGAGATCGGTCTTGCCGATCAGATCTTCGGGGCTTACATTACAAGAC from Candidatus Zymogenus saltonus carries:
- a CDS encoding type II/IV secretion system protein, which encodes MIIDRNIESVLIQERILTKDQLGRALAEHKRTRENLTNIIERLGFSTEDEMIKCISKHYEIPYEEITEEYVRPEVIEMIKPELARKFKTIPINLIANQLTVAMSDPLNLIALDTFSFASGKKIKPIICKESTINRLIDHFFGKEKEVYDSLEDSVDEGFYYYSSEEKSEQVEADANAAPVVRLVNIIISKAIKMRASDIHIEGNKKNVSVRFRIDGVLREMNSLSKKMQPSLIARIKVMSRIDIAERVRPQDGRFFITMNDGKEVDFRVSTYSTIYGESAVIRLLDQSKSEVKLSNLGLNRKEMENILTVSNRNSGMVIVCGPTGSGKTTTLYAVLNEINSVEKKIITIEDPVEYRLSMVNQIPINPRRGLMFDTVLRAALRQDPDIILVGEIRDIETARIAVQASLTGHLLLSTLHTTTPAEAFGRLVEMGIERYYVSDGISMVIGQRLIRTICQNCKEPYNPSMDELIGLGIKSDKEEMVFFRSSGCERCDYVGYKGVTGIFEVIEVNDDIREMISTNRTPNEIKMEARRHGMVTMWENAITKIVEGKITSKDVMMIIPRE
- a CDS encoding response regulator produces the protein MSPKKILIAEDNESFLKLVLHTLGKQGYETKDCSRGDEVMAAFEEFSPDLVVLDGLLPGKDGFELAKEIRALKTGKDIPIVMLTGVYKEADFHKYSEEIGIDLHYDKSNFDGKEFALEIKRLLAE
- a CDS encoding PAS domain S-box protein, with protein sequence MDQRGTILIVDDESNILDVYKSLFSEEEYALIFASNGMEALEKAKEVTPDLILLDVMMPGIDGFEVCRHLRADPQLAEVPVILVTAMFDRRTRITGIKAGADDFISKPFDIEELESRVKTITRLNRYRKILVERSKSELLIELSPEGIIILDVGGKIILVNSATKEMFGSEDEKDIVGKKLKDFVAPEQNKIFPKFLDEVMRSSSHQRIETSFVCLEGKQVPVEIIAANINWDDKPSIYIVVRDITERKLAEEALRENEEKYRSLVDNLNDVVFTVDLKGNITYVSPIAEKLSGYKPEEFINQPFFKFIHPDDLPGLMSSLEHTLAGEGEPYEYRFMIKDGTYRHVLSSSQVVFKNDHPVGLVGIIKDITDRKIGEEKMRREKERAQQYLDIVEVVLVVLNTEGEITLINRKGKKILKYEEGEILGKNWFDTCIVDDIRDEVVGVFRELIAGDSNRYEYYINCVIAKDGEERIIAWHNVVLKDEDDNVVGVLGSGEDITDRKIYQKKIRESEDKYRNLLSNIKDIVYIMDGKGNFVFCNEPLENSTGYTVEEILNKNFAEFILPSSYKDAEEIFKKQLAGEDVGAFEMQIRNKRGETVILEIKERLVWEGDEVIEVHGIGRDITERKRMFDKIKEVQQQQKALLDSIPDMAWLKDKESRFISVNQPFGRSCNVSPEDLIGKTDLDVWPRDLAERYISDDLHVMKSREIKRVEEPLEKFDGTRTWIETIKAPIFDDNGEVVGTVGVARDVTERRQIEEKLRENEERYRSLVENLNDVVFNVDLDGNFTYLSPVIEQISGYKAEDFIGKSSANFIHPEDLPGFYEMLKNGMEKKKESYEFRGIDKNGATRYMSASGRILKKDGKPVGITGIMTDVTDSRTMREELKAAKMRAEESNRAKSEFLANMSHEIRTPMNAILGFSELLLDENLTEEQRENVRTIYESGNILLTLINDILDLSKIESGKAEINEEVFYLLDLLNNTIALFNLKAEEKGLELNLEIDKDISSQIISDPDKIRQIIINLVGNAVKFSDAGKIDVSVMMGGKDDKKDQLTVSVKDTGIGIPPEKIDAIFEPFSQADASTTRRYGGTGLGLSITKKLVELLGGEIKVSSEVGKGSAFTFSVPVNTPIVDDKETESAVSKKVLIIEDEPSTLKLYKKYLQKGGFQVISSRLGKDALPLAEEHLPAIIILDLLLPDTVGWEVLRKLKKNEKTSDIPVIVVSVLPEKDRAMSLGAIDYVEKPITGRSLAKKIESLTKSKKEKIDLKIMVVDDDKPVLDFLSEMLGEEGFTTIPFNEPEAAVEFLKGGNAVDMIILDIFMPGITGFDFMGILKEDDRLRKIPIVFVTGGKISRKDMEKFEGISHTLLQKSRLTTELVVREVDTILRDMRVISHKPRAKAVEMVRDKALGKILLVEDNEVNQRLIRKILEKANYSVNIADNGAEALKMIEREKYNLILMDIQMPVMDGYEATRRIKADKRFSSIPVVALTAHAMRGDEDKVKEAGCDGYLTKPINKEELFREIEYRLRSKDEKAAEYEAEYKEEEDEELKEIYREYFNKLPEEVDKIKKAMKKGDFDQIRRTAHDLKGTGGAFGQRKISILGGQIEQAAKEEKIEVIEFLLASLSEETDVILVDLETS